One region of Primulina tabacum isolate GXHZ01 chromosome 17, ASM2559414v2, whole genome shotgun sequence genomic DNA includes:
- the LOC142531331 gene encoding uncharacterized protein LOC142531331, producing MLLNMMREFTGQRDLIRPAKTRFATAFLTMRSFQQHKQHLRKMFTSENWSKSKFVKEQTDKQAQKIILMPSFRNSIIFAMKVGGPLLEVLRLVDGEKKPAMGYIYEAMDRAKEKIAKAFGNNEDRYKEVFEIIDNRWQLQLHQDLHAAGYFLNPQFFYSNSEIEQDEEVVTGLYNAISRLTFDAETGEKNTYRVVKIQTSRRYFWEGSCNRNERGCITSCMVKLIWSFDTKVAKTCPKDTQSHL from the exons ATGTTGTTGAACATGATGAGAGAGTTCACCGGCCAAAGAGACCTAATCAGGCCGGCTAAAACTCGTTTTGCCACCGCTTTCTTGACTATGAGAAGCTTTCAGCAGCATAAGCAACATTTGAGAAAGATGTTTACTTCAGAAAATTGGAGTAAAAGCAAATTTGTGAAGGAACAGACTGATAAGCAAGCACAGAAAATTATTTTGATGCCTTCGTTTCGGAATTCTATCATTTTTGCTATGAAAGTTGGTGGCCCATTATTAGAGGTACTTCGGTTGGTGGATGGGGAGAAGAAGCCTGCCATGGGTTATatatacgaggcaatggataggGCTAAGGAGAAAATAGCAAAAGCCTTTGGTAATAACGAAGATAGGTACAAAGAGGTTTTTGAGATAATCGACAATAGGTGGCAGTTGCAACTCCATCAAGATTTGCATGCAGCGGGTTATTTCTTGAACCCTCAGTTCTTTTACTCAAATTCTGAGATAGAACAAGATGAGGAAGTAGTTACGGGGTTGTACAATGCAATCAGTAGGTTGACTTTTGATGCTGAGACGGGAGAGAAAAATACATACAGAGTTGTTAAAATACAAACAAGCCGAAGGTATTTTTGGGAAGGAAGTTGCAATCGAAATGAGAGAGGTTGTATCACCAG CTGCATGGTGAAACTCATATGGAGCTTCGACACCAAAGTTGCAAAAACTTGCCCAAAAGATACTCAGTCTCACTTGTAG